A single genomic interval of Streptomyces graminofaciens harbors:
- a CDS encoding DUF2550 domain-containing protein, giving the protein MVLALTVCGLVVLLVVVGLFVFGLRRRLIQRSGGTFDCSLRWDAPEKPEKGEENGKGWGYGVARYNGDRIEWYRVFSYSPRPRRVLERSAIEVAGRRTPDGEEELALLSDAVILACLHRGTRLELAMSEDALTGFLAWLEAAPPGQRVNVA; this is encoded by the coding sequence ATGGTCCTCGCTCTGACTGTGTGCGGGCTGGTGGTCCTGCTCGTGGTGGTGGGACTCTTCGTCTTCGGCCTGCGCCGCAGACTCATCCAGCGCTCCGGCGGCACCTTCGACTGCAGCCTGCGCTGGGACGCCCCGGAGAAACCCGAGAAGGGCGAGGAGAACGGCAAGGGCTGGGGCTACGGCGTCGCCCGCTACAACGGCGACCGCATCGAGTGGTACCGCGTCTTCTCGTACTCCCCCCGCCCCCGCCGTGTCCTCGAGCGCTCGGCGATCGAGGTGGCCGGGCGCCGCACCCCTGACGGCGAGGAGGAGCTGGCCCTGCTCTCCGACGCCGTGATCCTCGCGTGTCTGCACCGCGGGACCCGGCTGGAACTGGCGATGAGCGAGGACGCGCTGACCGGTTTCCTCGCGTGGCTGGAGGCAGCCCCGCCCGGTCAGCGCGTCAACGTCGCCTGA